The following proteins come from a genomic window of Solwaraspora sp. WMMA2065:
- a CDS encoding helix-turn-helix transcriptional regulator: protein MTVVVGVDGSGRSRRLGEIAAAAGRPAVRVSPATTDDLQVLLDQARADGALVLVDDAHHLEPAILRSLTVAAYGGVSMAIARRPTITGPELADLDEAVSRQGPVEQLGPLAPAALAELAEEVLGRPATAEQLHALQVASAGLAAVAVAVAADPAGTPPALVARLQRRFAAAGRDATGHDAARRGVAGLAAVLALGLDLADDVVCAATGLDPAEAAATMRSLRDEGLLTPDGERMIPAVARALLFDLPPSERRRLHETVATALLATGADPVRAAGQLRAARARTPTAADVYRQAGDRLRFTDPGSALTWYDDALDAGAEPSTVAAGRAEAATLLGVPVDLDGPAAAPADTGRIALVAGAAAAYDGRAARAAEALLGADAPGPVLAVPALVVTGQLAAARTAATGSAPLPVRRLADAALAMTDPAAALPLLIEAAESFEKAPPPVAVPDLPHAVGALVAVAAGDSATAEHLLERASTSGAGGPVALDRHRTLLAWVRMRTGRYDSAVAELRRLSGAMLPGRERLTYAGLTAGIARRSGDIAQLRAAWSVAEPVLARRAVDLSQLEVVEELLVAAARLRHHQRIAPVLADLAGIVDQLGRPTAWTVSLSWIRLQIAVVGEEPAAAAAAADELGSLDPGGFRQQAQCRAAGRWAAVLAGEVDPDAVLTDAAELAAAELPWESSRLIGQAAVRTTDASAARRLLERARELTRMDPVPDESRPGASHGGLSDREVEVARLVLAGRTHREIGTQLFLSPKTVEHHVARIRGKLGVTTRAEMVATLRSLLPEES from the coding sequence ATCTTACGGTCACTGACCGTGGCTGCTTACGGCGGGGTGTCGATGGCGATCGCCCGGCGTCCCACGATCACCGGCCCGGAACTCGCCGACCTGGACGAGGCGGTCTCCCGGCAGGGCCCGGTCGAGCAGCTCGGCCCACTCGCACCGGCCGCCCTGGCCGAGCTGGCAGAGGAGGTTCTCGGCCGACCGGCCACAGCGGAACAGCTGCACGCGCTCCAGGTTGCCTCCGCCGGGCTGGCCGCTGTCGCCGTCGCGGTCGCCGCCGACCCGGCCGGTACGCCGCCCGCCCTGGTCGCCCGGCTACAACGTCGATTCGCCGCCGCCGGACGTGACGCCACCGGACATGACGCCGCCCGACGCGGTGTCGCCGGACTGGCCGCAGTCCTGGCTCTCGGTCTGGACCTGGCCGACGACGTGGTCTGCGCCGCGACCGGCCTGGACCCGGCCGAGGCGGCCGCCACGATGCGGTCGCTGCGCGACGAGGGACTGCTCACCCCCGACGGAGAACGGATGATCCCGGCGGTCGCCCGGGCGTTGCTGTTCGACCTGCCCCCGTCGGAGCGCCGTCGGCTGCACGAGACCGTGGCCACGGCGCTGCTGGCCACCGGTGCCGACCCAGTCCGCGCCGCCGGACAGCTACGCGCCGCGCGGGCCCGGACCCCGACCGCCGCCGACGTCTACCGGCAGGCCGGCGACCGGTTGCGGTTTACCGACCCGGGCAGCGCGCTGACCTGGTACGACGACGCGCTGGACGCCGGCGCCGAGCCATCCACCGTGGCCGCCGGGCGGGCCGAGGCGGCCACCCTGCTGGGGGTGCCGGTCGACCTGGACGGGCCAGCTGCGGCACCGGCCGACACCGGCCGGATCGCGCTGGTCGCCGGGGCGGCGGCGGCGTACGACGGCCGCGCCGCTCGAGCGGCGGAGGCGTTGCTGGGCGCCGACGCCCCTGGCCCGGTCCTCGCGGTACCGGCCCTGGTGGTCACCGGTCAGCTGGCCGCCGCGCGGACGGCGGCGACCGGATCGGCTCCGCTGCCGGTGCGGCGACTCGCCGACGCCGCGCTGGCGATGACGGATCCGGCGGCGGCGCTGCCGTTGCTGATCGAGGCCGCCGAGAGTTTCGAAAAGGCACCGCCCCCGGTTGCCGTACCGGACCTGCCACACGCGGTCGGAGCGCTGGTCGCGGTGGCAGCCGGTGACTCCGCGACCGCCGAGCATCTGCTGGAGCGGGCGTCGACCAGCGGGGCCGGCGGTCCCGTCGCGCTGGACCGGCACCGGACGTTGCTGGCCTGGGTCCGAATGCGCACCGGCAGATACGACTCGGCCGTCGCCGAACTACGCCGGCTGTCCGGTGCCATGCTGCCCGGCCGAGAACGGCTGACCTACGCCGGCCTCACCGCCGGGATCGCCCGCCGCAGCGGGGACATCGCCCAACTGCGGGCGGCCTGGTCCGTCGCCGAGCCGGTGCTGGCCCGGCGGGCCGTGGACCTGTCCCAGCTGGAAGTGGTCGAGGAACTGCTGGTCGCCGCTGCCCGGCTGCGCCACCACCAGCGGATCGCACCGGTCCTGGCCGACCTGGCCGGCATCGTCGACCAGCTGGGTCGACCGACGGCGTGGACGGTGTCGCTGAGCTGGATCCGGTTGCAGATCGCGGTCGTGGGTGAGGAGCCGGCGGCGGCTGCGGCAGCAGCCGACGAGCTGGGTTCGCTCGACCCGGGCGGATTCCGGCAACAGGCGCAGTGCCGGGCCGCCGGCCGGTGGGCCGCCGTACTCGCCGGCGAGGTCGACCCGGACGCGGTGTTGACGGACGCCGCCGAACTGGCCGCCGCCGAACTGCCCTGGGAGTCGTCCAGACTGATCGGTCAGGCAGCGGTCCGTACCACCGACGCGTCGGCCGCCCGCCGGCTCCTGGAACGGGCCCGGGAACTGACCCGGATGGACCCGGTGCCGGACGAGTCGCGGCCGGGGGCCTCGCACGGTGGCCTGTCGGACCGGGAGGTCGAGGTGGCCCGGCTCGTGCTGGCCGGCCGGACCCACCGTGAGATCGGGACGCAACTCTTCCTGTCCCCCAAGACGGTCGAGCACCATGTGGCCCGGATCCGCGGCAAGTTGGGGGTTACCACCCGGGCCGAGATGGTCGCTACGCTGCGAAGTCTGCTCCCCGAGGAGTCCTGA